The Streptomyces sp. NBC_00483 genome contains the following window.
AAGGCACCGTCTACACGGTCACCGGTGGCGACTGGGACGAGATCGCCGAGGCCGCGGTCAAGTCCGACGACGAGCGCATCATCGTCAACATGGGCCCCCAACACCCGTCCACGCACGGGGTGTTGCGCCTGATCCTGGAGATCGACGGCGAGACGGTCACCGAGGCCCGCTGCGGCATCGGCTACCTCCACACCGGCATCGAGAAGAACCTCGAGTACCGCACGTGGACGCAGGGCACCACGTTCGTGACGCGCATGGACTACCTGACGCCGTTCTACAACGAGACGGCGTACTGCCTCGCCGTCGAGAAGCTCCTCGGCATCGAGGACGAGATCCCGGACCGCGCCAGCATCATCCGCGTGCTCCTCATGGAGCTGAACCGGTTGTCCTCGCACCTGGTGGCCATCGCCACCGGTGGCATGGAGCTCGGCGCGACCACGATCATGATCTACGGATTCCGTGATCGTGAACTCGTTCTCGACGTCTTCGAGTTGATCACCGGCCTGCGCATGAACCACGCGTACATCCGGCCCGGCGGACTCGCCCAGGACCTGCCGCCCGGCGCGGTGGACCAGCTTCGCGAGTTCGTGAAGAAGATGAAGAAGAACCTTCCCGAGTACGACAAGCTCGCCACCGGGAACCCCATCTTCAAGGCCCGTATGCAGGACGTCGGCTACCTCGACCTCGCGGGCTGCATGGCCCTCGGCGCCACGGGACCGATCCTGCGCTCCGCCGGCCTGCCGCACGACCTGCGCAAGGCGCAGCCGTACTGCGGCTACGAGAACTACGACTTCGACATCCCGACCGCCGACACCTGCGACTCCTACG
Protein-coding sequences here:
- a CDS encoding NADH-quinone oxidoreductase subunit D gives rise to the protein MTTPHATPRATTEGTVYTVTGGDWDEIAEAAVKSDDERIIVNMGPQHPSTHGVLRLILEIDGETVTEARCGIGYLHTGIEKNLEYRTWTQGTTFVTRMDYLTPFYNETAYCLAVEKLLGIEDEIPDRASIIRVLLMELNRLSSHLVAIATGGMELGATTIMIYGFRDRELVLDVFELITGLRMNHAYIRPGGLAQDLPPGAVDQLREFVKKMKKNLPEYDKLATGNPIFKARMQDVGYLDLAGCMALGATGPILRSAGLPHDLRKAQPYCGYENYDFDIPTADTCDSYGRFLIRLEEMRQSLRIVEQCLDRLEPGPVMVGDKKIAWPAQLALGPDGLGNSLDHIKNIMGTSMEALIHHFKLVTEGFRVPPGQTYAAVESPKGELGVHAVSDGGTRPFRVHYRDPSFTNLQAMAAMCEGGQVADVIVAVASIDPVMGGVDR